A part of Miscanthus floridulus cultivar M001 chromosome 6, ASM1932011v1, whole genome shotgun sequence genomic DNA contains:
- the LOC136457630 gene encoding probable aspartic protease At2g35615, whose amino-acid sequence MEATTMLLLFTLLLAGQRGCTCTASVVAGEGGFSVDFIHRDSARSPFRHPALSPHARALAAARRSLQGEVLGRSYSGASPAAAPVSAADGGVESKIITRSFEYLMYVNVGTPPTQLLAIADTGSDLVWVNCSSNGGSGGGDGPADADAGGNVVFQPSRSSTYSQVSCQSNACQALSQASCDADSECQYQYSYGDGSRTIGVLSTETFSFVDGGGKGQVRVPRVNFGCSTDSAGTFRSDGLVGLGAGPVSLVSQLGAATHIGRRFSYCLIPSYDANSSSTLNFGSRAVVSEPGAASTPLVPSDVDSYYTVALESVAVGGQEVATHDSRIIVDSGTTLTFLDPGLLEPLVTELERRIKLQRVQPPEQLLQLCYDVQGKSQTEDFGIPDVTLRFGGGAAVTLRPENTFSLLQEGTLCLVMVPVSESQPVSILGNIAQQNFHVGYDLDARTVTFAAADCTRSSASS is encoded by the coding sequence ATGGAAGCGACGACTATGCTTCTTCTGTTCACCCTCCTCCTCGCCGGGCAACGAGGCTGCACCTGCACGGCCTCTGTTGTTGCCGGTGAAGGCGGGTTCAGCGTGGACTTCATCCACCGCGACTCCGCCAGGTCGCCGTTCCGCCACCCCGCGCTGTCCCCGCACGCCCGGGCGCTCGCGGCCGCGCGCCGCTCGCTCCAGGGCGAGGTGCTCGGGCGCTCTTACAGCGGCGCGTCGCCCGCGGCCGCGCCCGTGTCCGCGGCCGACGGCGGCGTTGAGTCCAAGATCATCACCAGGTCGTTCGAGTACCTGATGTACGTGAACGTCGGTACGCCGCCGACGCAGTTGCTCGCCATCGCCGACACCGGCAGCGACCTCGTGTGGGTGAACTGCAGCAGCaacggcggcagcggtggcggcgacggCCCCGCGGACGCGGATGCCGGCGGCAACGTCGTGTTCCAACCTTCCCGCTCGTCTACGTACAGCCAGGTGAGCTGCCAGTCCAACGCGTGCCAGGCGCTCAGCCAGGCGTCCTGCGACGCGGACTCAGAGTGCCAGTACCAGTACTCGTACGGCGACGGCTCCCGCACGATCGGAGTCCTGTCCACCGAGACCTTCAGCTtcgtcgacggcggcggcaagggccagGTCCGCGTGCCCCGCGTCAACTTCGGCTGCTCCACGGACAGCGCCGGCACGTTCCGCTCCGACGGGCTGGTCGGGCTCGGCGCCGGGCCCGTCTCACTCGTGTCGCAGCTAGGGGCCGCGACGCACATCGGCCGCAGGTTCTCCTACTGCCTCATCCCGTCCTACGACGCCAACTCGTCGTCCACCCTCAACTTCGGCTCCAGGGCAGTCGTGTCGGAGCCCGGCGCGGCGTCGACGCCGCTGGTGCCGTCGGATGTGGACTCGTACTACACCGTCGCCCTGGAGTCGGTCGCGGTCGGCGGGCAGGAGGTCGCGACCCACGACTCCCGCATCATCGTCGACTCCGGCACGACGCTGACGTTCCTCGACCCCGGGCTGCTGGAGCCGCTGGTGACAGAGCTGGAGCGGCGGATCAAGCTGCAGCGGGTTCAGCCGCCGGAGCAGCTGCTGCAGCTGTGCTACGACGTCCAGGGGAAGTCCCAGACGGAGGACTTTGGCATCCCGGACGTGACACTGCGGTTCGGCGGTGGCGCTGCCGTGACGCTGCGGCCGGAGAACACGTTCTCGTTGCTGCAGGAGGGGACGCTGTGCCTGGTGATGGTGCCCGTGTCGGAGTCACAGCCGGTGTCCATCCTCGGCAACATTGCGCAGCAGAACTTCCACGTCGGGTACGACCTCGACGCGCGAACGGTCACCTTCGCCGCCGCCGACTGCACCCGCTCGTCGGCCTCCAGCTGA